In a genomic window of Ralstonia insidiosa:
- a CDS encoding acyl-CoA synthetase, which produces MTASLIFEDRPVDADTLLARGAALAGGLRRMGVQEGDVIGVLMRNAPAYIDVMHACRIAGCHFCPINWHFTPAEVEFLMRDSGAKVLIGHRDLVDAVEPLLLPHVQLLRVDAEGTDRADGYANWLALQTPYDGPMVSPRGHMAYTSGTTGRPKGVVRQAVPLDQLDTHLQQARAVVAATFGIVPDRRALLPAPLYHSAPSLFAQQAAQMAEVLVLHPRFDPLRVLEQIERYRIDTVYLVPIMYVRLLKLTEEERNRYDLSSLRFVASTGAPCAPEIKRKMIDWLGPVIYETYASSETGMITVMDPRDAAARPGSAGRPVCDAEVRILREDGTPCPTGEVGLIYSRQPAYPDFTYRGNDEARSKIERDGLVTLGDMGYLDADGYLYVCDRASDMVISGGVNIYPAEIEHALLRHPDVVDCAVFGVPCDEYGERLVAVVQTEREGLQAEPVIDWLRGQIAGFKIPRQIEFTAALPRDDNGKIAKRRLRDAWWGDRQRRV; this is translated from the coding sequence ATGACCGCCAGCCTCATCTTCGAAGACCGCCCCGTCGATGCCGACACCCTGCTCGCGCGTGGCGCGGCCCTTGCCGGTGGATTGCGCCGCATGGGTGTGCAAGAGGGCGATGTGATCGGCGTGCTGATGCGCAATGCGCCGGCCTACATTGACGTAATGCATGCGTGCCGCATTGCCGGCTGCCACTTCTGCCCAATCAACTGGCACTTCACGCCGGCCGAGGTGGAATTCCTCATGCGTGACTCGGGTGCCAAGGTGCTGATCGGCCATCGTGACCTGGTGGATGCGGTGGAGCCGCTGCTGCTGCCGCACGTGCAATTGCTGCGCGTGGATGCTGAAGGTACTGACCGTGCGGACGGCTATGCCAACTGGCTCGCGCTGCAAACACCGTACGACGGGCCGATGGTCTCGCCGCGCGGGCACATGGCCTACACCTCAGGCACTACGGGGCGGCCCAAGGGCGTGGTGCGCCAAGCCGTGCCGCTGGATCAACTCGACACCCACCTGCAACAAGCGCGTGCGGTGGTGGCTGCCACCTTCGGCATCGTGCCGGACCGCCGCGCGCTGCTGCCGGCGCCGCTGTATCACAGCGCTCCCAGCCTCTTCGCCCAGCAAGCCGCGCAGATGGCCGAAGTGCTCGTCCTGCATCCGCGCTTTGATCCGCTGCGCGTGCTGGAGCAGATCGAGCGCTACCGCATCGACACCGTCTACCTCGTGCCGATCATGTACGTGCGCCTGCTCAAGCTGACGGAAGAAGAGCGCAACCGCTACGACCTCTCCTCACTGCGCTTTGTGGCTTCCACCGGCGCGCCGTGCGCACCCGAGATCAAGCGCAAGATGATCGATTGGCTGGGCCCCGTCATCTATGAGACGTATGCCTCCAGCGAGACCGGCATGATCACCGTGATGGACCCGCGCGATGCCGCCGCCCGCCCCGGTAGCGCCGGCCGCCCGGTGTGCGATGCTGAGGTGCGCATCCTGCGCGAAGACGGCACGCCCTGCCCCACCGGCGAGGTCGGCCTGATCTACAGCCGCCAACCCGCCTACCCAGACTTCACCTACCGCGGCAATGACGAAGCGCGCAGCAAGATCGAGCGCGACGGTCTGGTCACGCTCGGCGACATGGGCTACCTCGACGCAGACGGCTACCTGTACGTGTGCGATCGCGCCTCGGACATGGTCATCTCGGGCGGCGTGAACATCTATCCGGCCGAGATCGAACACGCGCTGCTGCGCCACCCTGATGTCGTGGACTGCGCCGTCTTTGGCGTGCCGTGCGATGAGTACGGCGAGCGCCTTGTCGCCGTGGTGCAGACCGAACGCGAAGGGCTGCAGGCCGAGCCCGTGATCGACTGGCTGCGCGGCCAGATTGCCGGCTTCAAAATCCCGCGCCAGATCGAGTTCACGGCCGCCCTGCCGCGCGACGACAACGGCAAGATCGCCAAGCGCCGCCTGCGCGATGCATGGTGGGGCGACCGGCAGCGGCGCGTCTGA
- a CDS encoding LysR family transcriptional regulator: MDLNLIHLFVEIVEARSFTAAAQKLGMTRSNLSNRLKVLERETGAQLLRRSTRSLELTQAGETLFEHGRRMLQEVETARASIDGLGQTVRGHVRVSVPTGLGRFFLGDMLLEFAREHPNVTLRVTFNNRVNDLIASEIDVAFKITSAPPQDTVAREVCPIGWSLFATKAYLKTHGPVATPEGLVEQAIVCPPMPGRRLTLALSRTVRGKTTQHSVTVEPRMQSEDFPFLADAVARGMAIGLLPNYVTRATATPFERVLPGFEVGGLGTHLFILTLPNRYASPAMRALIDFVRARVSAQAAEWR, encoded by the coding sequence ATGGACCTCAACCTCATCCACCTGTTTGTCGAGATTGTGGAAGCGCGCAGCTTTACTGCTGCCGCGCAAAAGCTGGGCATGACGCGCTCCAACCTGAGCAACCGCCTGAAGGTGCTGGAGCGTGAAACCGGCGCGCAACTGCTGCGCCGCTCCACGCGCAGCCTGGAGCTGACGCAGGCGGGCGAGACGCTGTTCGAGCACGGCCGCCGCATGCTGCAGGAGGTGGAGACCGCGCGCGCCTCCATCGACGGCCTGGGCCAGACCGTGCGCGGCCACGTGCGCGTGAGTGTGCCGACGGGGCTCGGCCGCTTCTTCCTGGGCGACATGCTGCTCGAATTCGCGCGCGAGCACCCGAACGTGACGTTGCGCGTGACGTTCAACAACCGCGTCAATGACCTGATTGCCTCGGAGATTGACGTGGCATTCAAGATCACCTCCGCGCCGCCGCAGGACACCGTTGCGCGCGAGGTGTGCCCGATCGGCTGGAGCCTGTTCGCGACCAAGGCCTATCTGAAGACGCATGGCCCGGTGGCAACACCCGAGGGGCTGGTCGAACAAGCCATTGTTTGCCCGCCCATGCCGGGGCGGCGCCTGACGCTGGCGCTCTCGCGCACTGTGCGCGGCAAGACCACCCAGCACAGCGTGACAGTGGAGCCGCGCATGCAGTCGGAGGATTTTCCGTTCCTGGCCGATGCGGTTGCGCGCGGCATGGCCATCGGTTTGCTACCCAATTACGTAACACGCGCTACGGCCACACCGTTCGAGCGCGTGCTGCCCGGCTTCGAGGTGGGCGGACTGGGCACGCACCTGTTCATCCTCACGCTGCCCAATCGGTACGCTTCGCCCGCCATGCGCGCGCTGATCGATTTTGTGCGTGCGCGTGTCAGCGCGCAGGCCGCAGAGTGGCGCTAA
- a CDS encoding enoyl-CoA hydratase: MIELDFLHDNTIALLTLKRPPANAFTPEGLLQLQSTVERLNADARVRAIVITGDGPKFFSAGADLNTFADGDRDVAREAAARFGAAFEALQNARPVVIAAINGFAMGGGLECALACDIRIAEAHAKLAVPETAVGLLCCGCGTQTLPWLVGEGWAKRMILTGERVDAQTALRIGLVEEVVETGAAREAAIAMALRVTTLSPQAVTFSKQLIHQARNGVPRGAALAVERERFVDLFDHPDQREGVNAFLEKRTPRWQAHTAHESETLQ; encoded by the coding sequence ATGATCGAACTCGACTTCCTCCACGACAACACCATTGCGCTGCTGACACTCAAGCGTCCGCCCGCCAACGCGTTCACCCCCGAGGGCTTGCTGCAACTGCAGTCCACCGTAGAACGCCTGAACGCCGATGCACGCGTGCGCGCCATCGTCATCACTGGTGATGGCCCGAAGTTCTTCAGTGCCGGCGCTGATCTCAACACCTTTGCCGATGGCGACCGTGATGTGGCACGCGAGGCCGCTGCACGTTTCGGCGCGGCATTTGAGGCGCTGCAGAATGCGCGCCCTGTGGTCATTGCTGCCATCAACGGCTTTGCAATGGGCGGCGGACTGGAGTGCGCACTGGCTTGCGACATCCGCATTGCCGAGGCCCACGCCAAGCTCGCTGTGCCCGAAACCGCCGTCGGCCTGCTGTGCTGCGGTTGCGGCACGCAGACGCTGCCGTGGCTCGTGGGCGAAGGCTGGGCCAAGCGCATGATCCTGACCGGCGAGCGCGTCGACGCGCAGACCGCCCTGCGCATCGGCCTCGTTGAAGAGGTGGTCGAGACCGGTGCCGCGCGCGAGGCCGCCATCGCCATGGCGCTGCGGGTGACGACGCTCAGCCCGCAGGCCGTGACCTTCAGCAAGCAGTTGATCCATCAGGCGCGCAACGGTGTGCCGCGCGGTGCGGCGCTGGCTGTGGAGCGCGAGCGTTTTGTTGATCTGTTCGACCACCCTGATCAGCGCGAAGGCGTGAACGCTTTCCTGGAAAAGCGCACGCCGCGTTGGCAGGCACACACCGCACATGAATCGGAGACGCTGCAATGA
- a CDS encoding CoA-acylating methylmalonate-semialdehyde dehydrogenase, which produces MSAVASLASAKTAAHQDTPPTVKLLIGGEFVESKSKEWRDIVNPATQEVLARVPFATADEVDAAIQSAHAAFATWKNTPVGARMRIMLKFQALIREHSPRIARTLTAEQGKTLPDAEGDIFRGLEVVEHACSIGSLQQGEFLENVAGAVDTYTLRQPIGVCAGITPFNFPAMIPLWMFPMAIVCGNTFVLKPSEQDPLSTMLLVELALEAGVPAGVLNVVHGGKDVVDALCTHEHVKAISFVGSTAVGTHVYRLGSEHGKRVQSMMGAKNHAVVLPDANREQTLNALAGAAFGAAGQRCMATSVVVLVGAAQQWVPELVEKAKTLKVNAGVEPGTDVGPVVSRAAKQRILGLIESGVQQGATLALDGRNVRVAGYEDGNFVGPTIFTDVTTDMDIYTNEIFGPVMVVLTAATLDEAIALVNANPFGNGVGLFTQSGASARKFQSEIDVGQVGINIPIPVPVPYFSFTGSRGSKLGDLGPYGKQVVQFYTQTKTVTARWFDDAVDAGGVNTTISLR; this is translated from the coding sequence ATGAGCGCCGTTGCCTCTCTCGCTTCTGCCAAGACTGCCGCACACCAAGACACCCCGCCCACCGTCAAGCTGTTGATCGGCGGTGAGTTTGTCGAGTCCAAGTCGAAGGAGTGGCGCGACATCGTGAACCCCGCCACGCAGGAAGTGCTGGCGCGCGTGCCGTTTGCCACGGCGGATGAAGTGGATGCGGCCATCCAGTCCGCACACGCTGCGTTCGCCACCTGGAAGAACACGCCGGTGGGCGCGCGCATGCGCATCATGCTCAAGTTCCAGGCGCTGATTCGCGAGCACTCGCCGCGCATCGCCCGCACGCTCACGGCCGAGCAGGGCAAGACGTTGCCTGATGCCGAAGGCGACATCTTCCGCGGGCTGGAGGTGGTGGAGCACGCGTGCTCGATCGGCTCGCTGCAGCAGGGCGAGTTTCTGGAGAACGTCGCCGGTGCGGTGGACACCTACACGCTGCGCCAGCCGATTGGCGTGTGCGCGGGCATTACGCCGTTCAACTTCCCGGCGATGATCCCGCTGTGGATGTTTCCGATGGCCATCGTGTGCGGCAACACGTTCGTGCTGAAGCCGTCGGAGCAGGACCCGTTGTCGACCATGCTGCTGGTGGAACTGGCGCTGGAAGCCGGTGTGCCGGCAGGCGTGCTCAACGTCGTGCACGGTGGCAAGGATGTGGTGGATGCGCTCTGCACGCACGAGCATGTGAAGGCGATTTCGTTTGTCGGCTCAACCGCCGTGGGCACGCACGTGTACCGCCTGGGCAGCGAGCACGGCAAGCGCGTGCAGTCAATGATGGGCGCGAAGAACCACGCCGTGGTTCTGCCGGATGCCAACCGTGAGCAGACGCTCAATGCGCTGGCCGGTGCGGCCTTTGGTGCGGCCGGGCAGCGCTGCATGGCGACATCGGTGGTGGTGCTGGTGGGCGCGGCACAGCAGTGGGTGCCCGAGCTTGTGGAGAAGGCCAAGACGCTCAAGGTGAATGCCGGCGTGGAGCCAGGCACGGACGTTGGCCCCGTTGTTTCGCGCGCCGCCAAGCAGCGCATTCTTGGGCTGATCGAGTCGGGCGTGCAGCAGGGTGCCACGCTCGCGCTGGACGGCCGCAACGTCCGCGTGGCCGGCTATGAGGACGGCAACTTCGTCGGCCCGACCATCTTCACCGATGTGACGACCGATATGGACATCTACACCAACGAGATCTTCGGGCCGGTGATGGTGGTGCTGACGGCAGCGACGCTGGATGAAGCCATTGCGCTGGTCAACGCCAACCCGTTCGGCAACGGCGTGGGCCTGTTCACGCAGAGCGGTGCGTCGGCGCGCAAGTTCCAGAGCGAGATCGATGTCGGCCAGGTCGGCATCAACATCCCGATCCCGGTGCCGGTGCCGTATTTCAGTTTTACCGGTTCGCGCGGTTCCAAGCTGGGTGATCTGGGGCCGTACGGCAAGCAGGTCGTGCAGTTCTACACGCAGACGAAGACCGTGACCGCCCGCTGGTTTGACGACGCGGTCGATGCCGGCGGCGTGAACACCACCATTAGCCTGCGCTGA
- a CDS encoding enoyl-CoA hydratase/isomerase family protein, whose translation MSAVQMQATPPETATEPEVLMHVVNRVAIITLNRPSALNALSHGMVRQLAVLLEQCRHDDSIVALVLRGAGQKGFCAGGDVRALYQLAKQGRKDGDDGWLQFFIDEYRLDYALHQFPKPIVALMDGITMGGGMGLGQAARLRVVTERTKMAMPETRIGFLPDVGATRFLSVMSPELELYVGLTGVTLSGADALHCHLADLCVPAEWLATFEDRLQRMQHDGDLMQALRRVFEPPCNIVPHAALATAMPWVLRYFDRRSTVDRIVATLRESLERESAREPRQWLQATLDAMTTHSPTMLHVTREALLRGRQLSLAECFQMELGIVARGIEDGDFCEGVRAYLVDKDHRPGWAPSTLAAVRPERVRHFLSSPWRASAHPLAGLEAHAQAGHIA comes from the coding sequence ATGAGCGCAGTCCAGATGCAGGCGACGCCGCCTGAGACCGCCACCGAACCCGAAGTGCTGATGCACGTGGTGAACCGCGTGGCCATCATCACGTTGAACCGGCCGTCTGCGTTGAATGCGCTGTCGCATGGCATGGTGAGGCAGTTGGCCGTGCTGCTGGAGCAGTGCCGCCACGATGACAGCATCGTCGCGCTGGTGCTGCGCGGCGCGGGCCAGAAGGGTTTCTGTGCGGGCGGCGACGTTCGCGCGCTCTACCAGCTTGCCAAGCAGGGTCGCAAGGACGGCGATGACGGCTGGCTGCAATTCTTCATCGACGAATACCGGCTCGACTACGCGCTGCACCAGTTCCCGAAACCCATCGTCGCGCTGATGGATGGCATCACCATGGGCGGCGGCATGGGCCTAGGGCAGGCTGCGCGCCTGCGTGTGGTGACTGAGCGCACGAAGATGGCCATGCCCGAGACGCGCATCGGCTTCCTGCCCGACGTGGGGGCGACGCGTTTCCTGAGCGTGATGTCGCCCGAGCTGGAGTTGTATGTCGGGCTGACCGGCGTGACGCTTTCCGGCGCCGACGCATTGCATTGCCACTTAGCGGATCTGTGCGTGCCGGCGGAATGGCTGGCCACGTTTGAAGACCGCCTGCAGCGTATGCAGCACGACGGTGATCTGATGCAGGCCCTGCGCCGCGTGTTCGAGCCGCCGTGCAACATCGTCCCGCATGCTGCGCTCGCCACGGCCATGCCGTGGGTGCTGCGCTATTTCGATCGGCGCTCAACGGTCGATCGCATTGTCGCCACGTTGCGCGAGAGCCTTGAGCGCGAATCGGCCCGCGAGCCTCGCCAGTGGCTGCAAGCCACGCTGGACGCGATGACCACGCATTCGCCGACCATGCTGCACGTCACGCGCGAGGCGTTGCTGCGTGGGCGGCAACTGTCGCTGGCCGAGTGCTTCCAGATGGAGCTGGGCATCGTGGCGCGTGGGATTGAAGACGGCGATTTCTGCGAAGGCGTGCGCGCGTATCTGGTCGACAAGGACCACCGCCCGGGGTGGGCACCGTCCACGCTCGCTGCTGTGCGGCCGGAGCGGGTGCGGCACTTTCTGTCGTCGCCGTGGCGGGCAAGTGCGCATCCGTTGGCGGGGCTTGAGGCTCACGCGCAAGCAGGCCACATCGCTTGA
- the mmsB gene encoding 3-hydroxyisobutyrate dehydrogenase, protein MKIAFIGLGNMGAPMARNLLKAGHALNVFDLNAQAVGALVEAGAVAAASPKEAVTGAETVITMLPAAAHVRSVLTAEDGVLAGIAKGVPVIDSSTIDPASVKAFAALAAEHGNTFIDAPVSGGTGGAAAGTLTFMVGGSAAAFEQVRTVLSAMGKNLVHCGDTGAGQGAKICNNLVLGITMAGVAEAMSLGEALGIDPKVLGGIINTSTGRCWSSDTYNPFPGVIETAPSSRGYTGGFGTDLMLKDLGLAGDAAKSVHQPVYLGALAQQLYQTVSSKGDGKLDFSAVIKLYRKDGAA, encoded by the coding sequence ATGAAGATCGCATTCATCGGCCTGGGCAACATGGGCGCCCCGATGGCGCGCAACCTGCTCAAGGCGGGCCACGCGCTCAACGTGTTCGACCTGAACGCGCAGGCAGTCGGGGCGCTGGTGGAAGCCGGCGCCGTGGCGGCTGCCTCACCCAAGGAAGCGGTGACCGGGGCAGAGACCGTCATCACCATGCTGCCCGCGGCTGCACACGTGCGCAGCGTGCTGACAGCGGAGGACGGCGTGCTGGCCGGCATTGCCAAGGGCGTGCCCGTCATCGATTCGAGCACCATCGACCCTGCCAGCGTGAAGGCGTTTGCGGCGCTTGCGGCCGAGCATGGCAACACCTTCATCGACGCGCCGGTCTCGGGCGGTACGGGCGGGGCGGCTGCGGGCACGCTCACCTTTATGGTGGGCGGCAGTGCGGCGGCGTTCGAACAGGTGCGCACGGTGCTCTCCGCCATGGGCAAGAACCTCGTGCACTGCGGTGATACGGGCGCGGGCCAGGGCGCGAAGATCTGCAACAACCTCGTGCTCGGCATCACCATGGCGGGCGTGGCCGAGGCCATGTCGCTGGGTGAGGCGCTGGGCATCGACCCAAAGGTGCTGGGCGGCATCATCAACACGTCCACCGGGCGCTGCTGGAGCTCGGACACATACAACCCATTCCCCGGCGTGATCGAGACCGCGCCATCGTCGCGCGGCTATACCGGTGGCTTCGGCACGGACCTGATGCTCAAGGATCTGGGCTTGGCGGGTGATGCGGCCAAGTCCGTTCATCAGCCTGTCTACCTGGGTGCACTCGCGCAGCAGCTCTATCAGACCGTGAGCAGCAAGGGCGACGGCAAGCTGGATTTCTCCGCCGTCATCAAGCTGTACCGGAAAGACGGAGCCGCATGA
- a CDS encoding AMP-binding protein: protein MNEVASAAKGFVEARDFLLRHRTDYDRAYREFTWPKLDTFNWALDYFDVMARGNDNPALWIVDDLQGEGLKLSFAQMSERSSRMANFLRGLGIVRGDRLLLMLPNRVELWDVMLAAMKLGAVVLPATTQLSPDDVRDRVELGGANCVVVDAAELHKFDTVDAGVKRIAVGAQHEDWIDLADAYSAPAEFIPDGATKATDPLLLYFTSGTTSKPKLVEHTHQSYPVGHLSTMYWIGLQPGDIHWNISSPGWAKHAWSCFFAPWNAQACVFVYNYARFVPKDTLDVLVHCGVTTLCAPPTVWRMLVQEPLASYAVKLREIVGAGEPLNPEIIERVRTAWGVTIRDGFGQTETTCQIGNTPGQPVVPGSVGRPLPGYRVELVDHDDQPASEGEIVLPLSHRPLGLMQGYANNAKATAEATRNGYYHTSDVAMRRDDGYFVYVGRTDDVFKSSDYRLSPFELESVLIEHEAIAEAAVVPSSDPLRLSVPKAFVTVRQGYEAGPELARAVFLFSREKLAPYKRIRRLQFSELPKTISGKIRRVELRRLELERTPEPARMPGEFWEEDFA, encoded by the coding sequence ATGAACGAAGTGGCATCTGCAGCAAAGGGGTTTGTCGAGGCGCGCGATTTCCTGCTGCGCCATCGCACCGACTACGACCGTGCGTATCGCGAGTTCACCTGGCCGAAGCTGGACACGTTCAACTGGGCGCTCGACTACTTCGATGTGATGGCGCGCGGAAACGACAACCCCGCGCTGTGGATCGTCGATGACCTGCAGGGCGAAGGGTTGAAGCTCTCGTTCGCGCAGATGTCCGAGCGCTCGTCGCGCATGGCGAATTTCCTGCGCGGCCTCGGCATCGTGCGTGGCGACCGTCTGCTGCTGATGCTGCCCAACCGCGTGGAACTGTGGGACGTGATGCTGGCGGCCATGAAGCTGGGCGCTGTCGTGTTGCCCGCTACGACGCAACTATCGCCGGACGACGTGCGCGATCGCGTGGAACTGGGCGGGGCGAACTGCGTGGTGGTTGATGCGGCGGAACTGCACAAGTTCGATACGGTGGATGCTGGCGTCAAGCGGATCGCTGTGGGTGCGCAGCATGAGGACTGGATCGATCTGGCCGATGCCTACAGCGCACCGGCCGAGTTCATCCCTGATGGCGCGACCAAGGCCACCGATCCGCTGCTGCTGTATTTCACGTCCGGCACCACGTCCAAGCCCAAGCTGGTGGAGCACACACACCAAAGCTATCCGGTGGGACACCTGTCGACCATGTACTGGATCGGTCTCCAGCCGGGTGACATCCACTGGAACATCAGCTCGCCCGGCTGGGCCAAGCATGCGTGGAGCTGCTTCTTTGCGCCATGGAATGCGCAGGCCTGCGTGTTCGTCTACAACTACGCGCGCTTCGTGCCGAAGGACACGTTGGATGTGCTGGTGCACTGTGGCGTCACCACGCTGTGCGCGCCGCCCACCGTGTGGCGCATGCTGGTGCAGGAGCCTCTGGCGTCGTACGCCGTCAAGCTGCGCGAGATCGTCGGCGCAGGCGAGCCGTTGAACCCCGAGATCATCGAACGCGTGCGCACCGCCTGGGGCGTGACCATCCGTGATGGCTTCGGCCAGACCGAGACCACCTGCCAGATCGGCAACACGCCGGGCCAGCCGGTGGTGCCGGGCTCGGTGGGCCGCCCGCTGCCGGGCTACCGCGTGGAGCTGGTCGATCACGATGATCAACCTGCCAGCGAAGGCGAGATCGTGCTGCCGCTCTCGCATCGCCCGCTGGGCCTGATGCAGGGTTACGCCAACAACGCCAAGGCAACAGCCGAAGCCACGCGCAACGGCTACTACCACACGTCTGATGTGGCCATGCGTCGCGATGACGGCTACTTCGTCTACGTGGGCCGCACGGACGACGTGTTCAAGTCGTCCGACTATCGCTTGAGCCCCTTCGAGCTGGAGAGCGTGCTGATCGAGCACGAGGCCATTGCCGAAGCCGCCGTGGTGCCGAGTTCCGATCCGCTGCGCCTGTCGGTGCCCAAGGCGTTTGTGACAGTGCGCCAGGGCTACGAAGCTGGCCCCGAACTCGCACGCGCCGTGTTCCTCTTTTCGCGCGAAAAGCTCGCACCGTACAAGCGCATTCGTCGCCTGCAGTTCAGCGAGTTGCCCAAGACCATCTCGGGAAAGATCCGCCGCGTTGAGCTGCGCCGGCTCGAACTGGAGCGCACGCCTGAACCTGCCCGCATGCCCGGCGAGTTCTGGGAAGAAGACTTCGCCTGA
- a CDS encoding phospholipase D-like domain-containing protein, with protein MATSVDSFQVKVYQGDSAVLFAFDVADADRADLAGFAIQCTPQGGAPYWVPNRLTFDTPIHADAPLQAGKYADSIDAPFQSFHWVHFPPHAAGQYTYTVHARYFASTNPVQLETRATRNVNVTLHQPMSDWATVGMVRGYVSSQAFIDHYGGNTALAPDKRAQTKSPLLYDTRPYQNKYAYLGATGRRLIIDLLNQCQASDGYGIDVLAYDLDEPDIIRAIAWLAQNGRKVRVIQDNYIGTGAHPTGHGTDDAFETQATDYFKQAGADVRRTHLARFQHHKAILLRDAAGKPVRVLAGSANFSLRGLYVQANSVLVFQQDAAQLYAQVFEHIWGLIGQYGEDAAGSRKVATAFRTDTLAANWQAVPQGGAPRARFGFSPHQTDALLSEAADRVKGALSSVLFAVMATDGGGEMLTTLEQVVPHKAGLLSLGVIDKEGGVDAFAPGRDVPSQTVSFAYLKDEAPAPFKQEVDAGTGQHIHHKFVVCDFNGDEPVVFCGSSNLSKGGEEQNGDSLIAIYEPAIVTAYAIEAIRLFDHYRFRAGESKATAAKPLVLKTTGAWADPYYDPQNTKFTERTLFAKSGAAQAAAVA; from the coding sequence ATGGCGACATCCGTCGATTCATTCCAGGTGAAGGTGTATCAGGGCGACAGCGCGGTGCTGTTTGCCTTTGACGTGGCCGATGCAGACCGTGCTGATCTGGCCGGTTTTGCCATCCAGTGCACGCCGCAGGGCGGTGCGCCCTACTGGGTGCCCAACCGGTTGACGTTCGACACGCCCATCCACGCGGATGCCCCCCTGCAGGCCGGCAAATACGCCGACTCCATCGACGCGCCATTCCAGTCGTTCCACTGGGTCCACTTTCCGCCGCACGCAGCCGGGCAGTACACCTACACCGTGCACGCGCGCTACTTTGCGTCCACCAACCCGGTGCAGCTTGAAACACGCGCCACACGCAACGTGAACGTGACCTTGCATCAACCCATGAGCGACTGGGCCACAGTGGGTATGGTGCGCGGCTATGTGTCGTCGCAGGCGTTCATTGACCACTACGGCGGCAACACGGCGCTGGCGCCCGACAAGCGCGCACAGACCAAATCGCCGCTGCTGTATGACACGCGGCCGTACCAGAACAAGTACGCCTACCTGGGGGCCACTGGCCGCCGCCTCATCATCGATCTGCTCAACCAGTGCCAGGCATCCGACGGCTATGGCATCGACGTTCTGGCCTATGACCTAGACGAGCCGGACATCATCCGCGCCATTGCGTGGCTCGCGCAGAACGGCCGCAAGGTGCGCGTGATCCAGGACAACTACATCGGCACAGGCGCGCACCCGACCGGGCACGGCACCGACGACGCCTTTGAAACGCAAGCTACCGACTACTTCAAACAGGCCGGCGCGGATGTCCGCCGCACGCACCTTGCACGCTTCCAGCACCACAAAGCGATTCTGCTGCGCGACGCCGCCGGCAAGCCGGTGCGCGTGCTGGCGGGCTCGGCCAATTTCTCGCTGCGCGGGCTGTACGTGCAGGCCAACAGCGTGCTGGTGTTCCAGCAGGACGCCGCGCAGCTCTATGCGCAGGTGTTCGAGCACATCTGGGGTTTGATCGGCCAATACGGTGAAGACGCCGCCGGCAGCCGCAAGGTGGCCACGGCCTTCCGCACCGATACGCTGGCCGCCAACTGGCAGGCCGTGCCACAGGGCGGCGCGCCGCGTGCACGCTTCGGCTTTTCGCCGCACCAGACCGATGCGTTGCTTTCCGAGGCGGCCGATCGTGTGAAGGGTGCGTTGTCGTCCGTACTGTTTGCGGTGATGGCCACCGATGGTGGCGGCGAGATGCTGACCACGCTGGAACAGGTCGTGCCGCACAAGGCAGGGCTGCTCTCGTTGGGCGTGATCGACAAGGAGGGCGGCGTGGATGCCTTCGCACCGGGCCGCGACGTGCCATCGCAGACCGTGTCGTTCGCCTACCTGAAGGACGAGGCACCCGCGCCGTTCAAACAGGAAGTGGATGCCGGCACCGGCCAGCACATCCACCACAAATTTGTCGTGTGCGATTTCAACGGCGACGAGCCGGTGGTGTTCTGCGGCTCCTCCAACCTGTCGAAGGGCGGCGAGGAGCAGAACGGCGACAGCCTGATCGCCATTTACGAACCGGCCATCGTCACGGCCTACGCGATCGAGGCCATCCGCCTGTTCGATCACTACCGCTTCCGCGCGGGCGAATCGAAGGCCACGGCCGCCAAACCGCTGGTGCTGAAGACAACTGGCGCGTGGGCCGACCCGTACTACGATCCGCAGAACACCAAGTTCACGGAGCGCACGCTGTTTGCCAAGTCAGGCGCGGCACAGGCTGCTGCGGTTGCTTGA